One Chroococcidiopsis sp. TS-821 genomic window carries:
- a CDS encoding Nif3-like dinuclear metal center hexameric protein — translation MKIAELIAWFEAWANPAWQESWDNCGWQIEPGVLEESARVLVCLTPTLAVMHEAIALKASGTPVNLIFAHHPLIFKPVKSLQTGDAIAEITRLAFHHQIGIYTAHTNFDQVADGTADVLAQVLELKHTSPIVETQPGLGYGRVGTLEPPLTLQELLTKIYTQLQPPDLIFSPEANREQTIDRVAVLGGSGASFISDVVKTGAAAYLTSDCKFHQFQESRDRGLILIDAGHYATERPACAQLVAKLQDLNVEWVQLSQKDEDFRQFYGKY, via the coding sequence ATGAAAATTGCGGAACTAATCGCTTGGTTTGAAGCATGGGCAAATCCAGCTTGGCAAGAAAGCTGGGATAATTGCGGTTGGCAGATTGAACCTGGAGTGTTGGAAGAATCAGCACGGGTGCTTGTATGTTTGACTCCAACTTTGGCAGTAATGCACGAAGCGATCGCCCTCAAAGCCTCAGGAACTCCTGTTAACTTAATTTTTGCGCACCATCCTTTGATTTTTAAGCCGGTTAAATCTTTACAAACGGGGGATGCGATCGCCGAAATCACACGCTTGGCGTTTCATCATCAAATCGGAATTTACACAGCGCACACGAATTTTGACCAAGTTGCTGATGGTACAGCGGATGTGCTAGCGCAGGTGTTAGAACTTAAGCACACCTCTCCTATAGTAGAAACGCAACCAGGGTTAGGATATGGTCGGGTAGGAACATTAGAGCCACCTTTGACTTTACAAGAACTCCTCACCAAGATTTACACTCAGCTACAACCACCCGATCTCATTTTCTCTCCTGAAGCCAATCGCGAGCAAACAATTGACCGCGTGGCGGTGTTAGGCGGTTCAGGGGCTAGCTTTATCTCGGATGTGGTGAAGACAGGTGCAGCAGCTTATTTGACATCAGATTGTAAATTTCATCAATTTCAGGAAAGTCGCGATCGCGGTTTAATTCTGATCGACGCTGGACATTACGCCACAGAACGCCCTGCTTGTGCCCAACTCGTCGCCAAATTGCAAGATTTAAACGTTGAGTGGGTACAATTAAGCCAAAAAGATGAAGATTTTCGGCAATTTTACGGTAAATATTAA
- a CDS encoding esterase-like activity of phytase family protein produces MSLSRKLSQPIILIFFCLFLSVILVTRQTAPAVPVTAVDFLGEATIPTGFSFQETELGGLSGITYDSTKDVYYAVSDDRSEKAPARFYTLQINLDRGLQQGDVTPLNVTTLLNTENQPFERYSIDAEGIAVTNRETVFISSEGDAQRLIDPFIKEFSLTSGKELRSLPIPERFLPTASRDRGIRNNNAFESLTITPNQQYLYTATENALLQDEPVGQPDTSSPCRILQYDLRAGKRSHEYLYMTEAIPAQINLPRFMRVGLVDLFAVDDDGNFISLERAFTGLGYSVRLYQVSLADADDISDIESLRQVDLSSIKPVKKRLLLDLKALKNVTLDNIEGVTLGPTLRDGRSLLLVSDNNFQPAQRTQFLAFKIR; encoded by the coding sequence ATGTCATTGAGCCGCAAATTATCACAGCCAATTATATTAATTTTCTTTTGTCTATTCTTAAGTGTTATTCTTGTTACTCGTCAAACCGCACCCGCAGTCCCAGTCACCGCAGTCGATTTTTTGGGAGAAGCAACAATTCCCACTGGGTTTTCTTTTCAAGAAACAGAACTTGGCGGGCTATCAGGAATTACTTATGATTCTACAAAAGATGTCTATTACGCAGTGTCTGACGACCGCAGCGAAAAAGCACCAGCACGATTTTATACCTTGCAAATAAATCTAGATCGGGGATTGCAACAAGGTGATGTAACGCCCTTAAATGTGACGACGCTATTAAATACTGAAAATCAACCGTTTGAAAGATATAGTATCGATGCGGAGGGAATTGCGGTAACGAATCGCGAAACGGTATTTATTTCCTCTGAAGGTGATGCGCAAAGATTAATCGATCCATTTATCAAAGAATTTTCCTTGACAAGTGGCAAAGAATTGCGATCGCTACCCATACCCGAACGCTTTTTACCAACTGCAAGTCGCGATCGCGGTATTCGCAATAACAATGCGTTTGAAAGTTTGACAATAACACCCAATCAGCAATACCTCTACACCGCAACTGAGAATGCATTACTGCAAGATGAACCAGTAGGACAACCTGATACAAGTTCGCCGTGCCGAATTTTGCAATATGATTTGCGTGCGGGAAAGCGATCGCATGAATATCTCTACATGACCGAAGCTATACCAGCACAAATTAATTTACCTCGATTTATGCGAGTTGGGCTTGTGGATTTATTCGCTGTCGATGACGATGGCAATTTTATTAGCCTAGAACGCGCGTTTACAGGCTTAGGATACAGTGTTCGCTTGTACCAAGTTTCCCTAGCAGACGCCGATGATATTAGTGATATCGAGAGCCTGCGTCAGGTCGATCTTAGCAGCATCAAACCTGTTAAAAAACGATTGTTGCTCGACCTCAAAGCACTGAAAAACGTAACACTCGACAACATCGAAGGCGTCACCTTAGGACCTACATTACGAGACGGGCGATCGCTTCTTCTCGTCAGCGATAATAACTTTCAGCCTGCGCAGCGTACTCAATTCCTTGCTTTTAAAATCAGATAA
- a CDS encoding helix-turn-helix transcriptional regulator — protein sequence MRGDIFYAIADPTRRAILDRLRDGEQPVKQLAEPFAMSLPAISQHLQILCEAGLVTQRREGRQRIYKLNPEPLQQVKNWVSHYEQFWQAKLDNLGEYLEESCSEL from the coding sequence ATGCGAGGAGATATTTTTTATGCGATCGCCGATCCGACACGTCGGGCAATTTTAGATCGCCTGCGGGATGGAGAACAACCTGTAAAACAACTTGCAGAACCTTTTGCGATGTCTTTACCAGCAATTTCGCAGCATTTACAGATTTTGTGTGAGGCGGGTTTAGTTACGCAACGGCGGGAAGGGCGTCAGCGAATATATAAACTCAATCCCGAACCATTGCAACAAGTGAAAAATTGGGTTTCGCACTACGAACAGTTTTGGCAAGCGAAACTCGATAACCTCGGTGAATATCTGGAGGAGTCATGTTCCGAGTTGTAA
- a CDS encoding aminotransferase class V-fold PLP-dependent enzyme: MTSISITSTVQHREQFPALANKAYFNYGGQGPMPQAAIDAINQAQEYIQTYGPFSTKVNAWIVEEVQQTRQAIAAELNASPETITITEDVTVGCNIALWGIDWQAGDRILLTDCEHPGVIATTQEISRRFGVEVSFCPIMATLNGGDPVEVIAQHLTPDTRLVVLSHILWNTGQVLPVDKIAQVCREYNSRIQILVDAAQSVGLLPLNLTELQADFYAFTGHKWWCGPMGVGGLYVRPEARESLQPTFIGWRSIMMDSRGKPVDWQPDGRRYEVATSAFGQYCGLRAAIATHQQWGSALQRYEQILQLSHYLWRRLNEISGIVCLRTTPPESSLVSFQLKQAGSHKQLVQYLESQNMMTRTLLDPDCVRACVHYFTTTSEIDQLIAGIESYCGM, translated from the coding sequence ATGACAAGCATTTCTATTACTTCAACAGTACAACACCGAGAACAATTTCCGGCTTTAGCGAATAAAGCTTATTTTAACTATGGCGGTCAAGGACCTATGCCGCAAGCGGCGATCGATGCAATAAATCAAGCGCAAGAATACATACAAACCTATGGTCCTTTTTCGACAAAGGTGAATGCTTGGATTGTTGAGGAAGTCCAACAAACACGACAGGCGATCGCCGCAGAACTTAATGCTTCTCCTGAAACAATAACAATTACCGAAGATGTAACAGTAGGCTGTAATATCGCCTTGTGGGGTATCGATTGGCAAGCAGGCGATCGCATTTTACTCACCGACTGCGAACACCCAGGAGTCATCGCGACAACGCAAGAAATTTCCCGACGTTTCGGTGTGGAAGTTTCGTTTTGTCCAATTATGGCTACTCTGAATGGCGGCGATCCTGTGGAGGTGATTGCGCAACACCTGACACCCGATACGCGACTTGTTGTTCTAAGTCATATTCTTTGGAATACAGGTCAAGTTTTACCTGTAGACAAAATTGCGCAAGTTTGCCGCGAGTACAACAGTAGGATACAAATTTTAGTCGATGCAGCGCAGTCAGTTGGTTTATTACCGTTGAATTTAACTGAATTGCAAGCAGATTTTTATGCTTTCACGGGTCATAAATGGTGGTGTGGTCCGATGGGGGTGGGTGGATTGTATGTTCGTCCCGAAGCTAGGGAATCGCTGCAACCAACGTTTATTGGCTGGCGTAGTATTATGATGGATAGCCGAGGTAAGCCTGTAGATTGGCAACCGGATGGACGACGCTATGAAGTTGCAACTTCTGCTTTTGGACAGTATTGCGGATTAAGAGCAGCGATCGCAACGCATCAACAATGGGGAAGTGCATTGCAACGCTACGAACAAATTCTGCAACTGAGTCACTATCTTTGGCGGCGGTTGAACGAAATATCTGGTATTGTTTGTTTACGCACTACTCCACCCGAATCGAGTCTTGTGTCTTTTCAGTTAAAACAAGCAGGTAGTCACAAACAGCTAGTACAGTACTTAGAATCACAAAACATGATGACACGCACACTTCTCGATCCTGATTGCGTTCGTGCGTGCGTTCACTACTTCACCACCACAAGTGAGATCGATCAACTCATCGCCGGAATCGAAAGTTATTGTGGAATGTGA
- a CDS encoding DUF6679 family protein: MLHRKIYQLCGDGREVCVFLRDQQRWIERARIIDIEGDLVTLRYETEEEDEICSWEEMVRLESIGAVTQKLASVPRGNAEPLVSDDCPEAERIRRYTDSNPD; encoded by the coding sequence ATGCTACACCGCAAGATTTATCAACTGTGTGGCGACGGGCGTGAAGTATGCGTTTTCTTGCGGGACCAGCAACGCTGGATAGAACGCGCCCGCATCATCGACATTGAAGGGGATTTAGTTACCCTGCGTTATGAGACAGAAGAAGAAGACGAAATTTGCTCTTGGGAAGAAATGGTTCGTCTAGAGAGTATCGGCGCTGTAACGCAAAAACTAGCTTCAGTACCGCGCGGCAATGCAGAACCTTTAGTTTCTGACGATTGTCCAGAAGCAGAACGCATTCGTCGTTACACTGACTCCAATCCTGATTAA
- a CDS encoding secondary thiamine-phosphate synthase enzyme YjbQ has translation MHYQKILKIPTQGKSLNNVTAKIESIVAESGIETGICHLFLRHTSASLVIQENADPDVLKDLENFLAKLVPEDAYYIHSAEGPDDMPAHIRTVLTHTSEQIPIARGELLLGTWQGVYIWEHRRRSHNRELVVHITGM, from the coding sequence ATGCATTACCAAAAAATCTTAAAAATTCCCACGCAAGGTAAGTCTCTCAATAACGTCACCGCCAAAATTGAATCAATCGTTGCTGAATCAGGGATAGAAACAGGAATTTGCCATTTGTTTTTACGTCATACTTCGGCTAGCCTTGTTATTCAAGAAAATGCCGATCCTGACGTCCTAAAAGATTTAGAAAACTTCTTGGCGAAACTCGTTCCTGAAGATGCTTATTATATACACAGTGCTGAAGGACCTGATGATATGCCAGCACATATTCGTACAGTCCTTACACATACATCAGAACAAATTCCAATCGCTAGAGGTGAGTTACTACTAGGTACTTGGCAAGGCGTATACATTTGGGAACACCGGCGACGCAGTCATAATAGAGAACTTGTTGTTCACATTACTGGAATGTAA
- a CDS encoding DNA-3-methyladenine glycosylase, translated as MNCVNSTTLNQIVEPSWLERPSTEVAPDLLGCTLVRKLPDGQILRGLIVETEAYAVGDPAFHAYRRRTERNAVLFGSAGRSYVYLIYGIYHCFNVVTDTDGVPSAVLIRALQLESLPPEVSSPKPHRIAAGPGKLCLSLQIDRSLNAVLLQPGEPLWLEHRSLDFQQQLDAQTISFVQTTRIGITQGVDLPWRWYIKNCPAVSKT; from the coding sequence ATGAATTGCGTAAATTCAACGACACTCAATCAGATTGTAGAACCTTCTTGGTTAGAGCGTCCATCTACTGAAGTTGCACCAGACTTACTCGGCTGTACGCTTGTCCGCAAATTGCCTGATGGACAAATCCTGCGAGGCTTAATTGTCGAAACTGAAGCTTATGCTGTCGGCGATCCGGCGTTTCATGCGTACCGACGACGCACCGAACGCAACGCAGTACTCTTTGGATCTGCTGGAAGAAGTTATGTTTATCTTATCTATGGAATTTACCACTGTTTCAATGTCGTCACCGATACGGATGGTGTTCCGAGTGCCGTTTTAATTCGTGCTTTACAACTAGAGTCTTTACCACCAGAAGTATCATCGCCAAAACCGCACCGAATTGCGGCTGGACCTGGTAAATTGTGTTTATCTTTACAGATCGATCGTAGCTTAAATGCTGTACTGCTTCAACCAGGCGAACCACTGTGGTTAGAACATCGTTCTCTAGACTTTCAACAACAGCTTGACGCTCAAACTATCAGCTTTGTGCAAACGACGCGCATTGGAATTACGCAAGGAGTCGATTTACCGTGGCGGTGGTATATCAAAAATTGTCCTGCGGTTTCTAAAACTTGA
- a CDS encoding TM0106 family RecB-like putative nuclease — MLMTAELLLQYQRCQRRAFLDTHGDRSQRDSPSEFLLRLQQDKIIHQQNALAQQNHQQPNYHQGNWEAGAIATLELMQQGVERISQGILLTTYQEKYTLISRPDLLIKQPGNSLFGDWVYIPAQIELGKRPKLEYQIIAAYNAHVLEQIQGIAPKTAWLFLRRPEVYSVDVARWTSQMQRSLDRCLEILEAELAPEVFISRQRCSLCRWYSQCYAIAKEQQHLSLIPGVTPNRYTQLQALNVVTLESLTQVNPTQLESLPGFDRQVAQKLVLQAQAVFENRPILLNATRTTDVSPAPIELYFDIEAEPDLNLDYLLGVLVVDRQTGTETFHKFLAETPAQEEAIWQQFLDLVCQYPTAPIYHFCAYEVDTVKRLGKLYHTPRSQIKTLLARFVDVYEQVVQTVALPVENYTLKAIARWLGFEWRDPQANGSHCIYWYDRWLATGDRALLDAIVRYNEDDCHATRHVKDWLLAFTNSSSSANLQVVETP; from the coding sequence ATGCTAATGACTGCTGAACTGCTGCTGCAATATCAACGTTGTCAAAGACGCGCTTTTTTAGATACTCATGGCGATCGCAGCCAGCGAGATTCTCCGAGTGAGTTTTTACTTCGACTACAACAAGACAAAATTATTCATCAACAAAATGCTTTAGCGCAACAAAATCATCAACAACCGAATTATCACCAAGGAAACTGGGAAGCGGGTGCGATCGCGACACTCGAACTCATGCAGCAAGGCGTTGAGCGCATTAGTCAAGGAATCTTACTCACTACCTACCAAGAAAAATATACCCTGATAAGTCGTCCAGATTTACTGATCAAACAACCTGGAAACTCGTTATTTGGTGATTGGGTTTATATTCCTGCGCAAATCGAATTGGGAAAGCGCCCTAAGCTAGAGTATCAAATTATCGCGGCGTACAACGCGCACGTATTAGAACAAATTCAAGGAATTGCACCGAAAACAGCATGGTTATTTCTGCGTCGCCCAGAAGTTTATAGTGTAGATGTTGCGCGGTGGACATCGCAAATGCAGCGTAGTTTAGATCGCTGTCTGGAAATCTTAGAAGCAGAATTAGCACCGGAAGTTTTTATTTCGCGACAGCGATGTAGTCTTTGTCGCTGGTACAGTCAGTGTTATGCGATCGCCAAAGAACAACAGCATCTCTCACTCATTCCTGGAGTCACTCCCAATCGCTACACGCAATTACAAGCTTTAAACGTTGTCACGCTCGAATCTTTAACTCAAGTAAATCCTACCCAACTAGAATCGCTACCAGGATTCGATCGCCAAGTCGCACAAAAATTGGTTTTACAAGCGCAAGCTGTTTTTGAAAATCGTCCGATACTATTAAACGCAACTCGCACTACAGACGTTTCACCTGCACCCATAGAACTATACTTTGATATCGAAGCCGAACCGGATCTTAATTTAGATTACCTGCTAGGAGTTTTAGTCGTCGATCGCCAAACAGGAACCGAAACATTCCACAAATTCCTCGCTGAAACACCTGCTCAAGAAGAAGCGATTTGGCAGCAATTTTTAGATTTGGTTTGCCAGTATCCAACTGCGCCAATTTATCATTTTTGTGCGTATGAAGTCGATACCGTCAAACGTTTAGGTAAACTTTATCACACACCACGATCGCAAATCAAAACACTTCTAGCGCGGTTTGTGGATGTTTACGAGCAAGTTGTGCAAACGGTTGCTTTACCTGTAGAAAACTATACTTTAAAAGCGATCGCGCGGTGGTTAGGGTTCGAGTGGCGCGACCCGCAAGCAAATGGCTCGCATTGTATTTATTGGTACGATCGGTGGTTAGCTACAGGCGATCGCGCGTTATTAGATGCGATTGTCCGCTACAACGAAGACGACTGTCATGCAACACGTCATGTCAAAGATTGGTTATTAGCTTTTACAAATAGTTCGTCCTCTGCCAATCTTCAAGTAGTTGAAACACCCTAA
- a CDS encoding glycosyl transferase yields the protein MSPIIYVAVTSHGFGHAARTASVVATIKKLRPEMLVIFVTTTPRWFLESYFQDDFIYRPRSFDVGVVQSDSLKMDKAATLEKMQHIRSHQNAIVAGEVNFIKQNRVDLILADVPHLAGVIGKTAGVPCWTISNFGWDFIYRNWGSEFQEIADWVFDCYSQCDRLLRLPFHEPMSAFKNITDVGLPGGSPSHPADALRSKWKIATPKERTILLTFGGLGLQQIPYDNVQRFPDWQFITFARNAPDFPNLLKITDPQYRPVDFMQICGRVVSKPGFSTFAEAIHQQVPIVTLTRDDFAEAALLIEGIKDCAHHQVISPDEFFHSGWEFLEQAPSTPKKSQGIALDGNEAIAHAVLEYFH from the coding sequence ATGTCTCCCATTATCTACGTAGCCGTTACCAGTCATGGATTTGGTCATGCAGCGCGGACTGCATCGGTTGTTGCGACGATTAAGAAACTTCGTCCAGAAATGTTAGTAATTTTTGTTACCACAACACCTCGTTGGTTTCTCGAATCATACTTTCAAGATGATTTTATCTACCGTCCGCGATCGTTTGATGTGGGTGTCGTGCAAAGCGATAGTCTCAAAATGGATAAAGCCGCTACCCTTGAAAAAATGCAGCATATCCGCAGTCACCAAAATGCGATCGTCGCCGGAGAAGTTAACTTTATCAAACAAAATCGCGTCGATCTAATTTTAGCGGATGTTCCTCATTTAGCTGGCGTGATTGGTAAAACCGCAGGTGTTCCGTGTTGGACTATCAGTAATTTTGGGTGGGACTTTATTTATCGCAATTGGGGAAGTGAATTTCAAGAAATCGCAGATTGGGTTTTTGATTGCTACAGTCAATGCGATCGCCTACTGCGCTTACCCTTCCACGAACCGATGAGTGCGTTTAAAAATATCACGGATGTCGGGCTACCTGGTGGTTCTCCCTCTCACCCAGCCGATGCGCTACGATCTAAATGGAAGATCGCAACACCCAAGGAACGCACAATTTTATTAACTTTCGGTGGTTTAGGCTTACAGCAAATTCCTTACGATAATGTACAGCGGTTTCCCGATTGGCAATTTATCACGTTTGCGCGTAACGCCCCAGATTTTCCCAACTTACTCAAAATCACCGATCCGCAATATCGTCCAGTTGATTTTATGCAGATTTGTGGCAGAGTTGTTTCTAAACCTGGTTTTAGTACGTTCGCTGAAGCCATTCACCAACAAGTGCCAATTGTCACATTAACACGCGATGATTTTGCAGAAGCGGCTTTGTTAATTGAAGGTATCAAAGATTGCGCGCATCATCAAGTTATTAGCCCAGACGAATTTTTCCATAGCGGCTGGGAATTTCTCGAACAAGCGCCTTCAACACCAAAAAAATCGCAAGGAATCGCCCTCGATGGCAATGAAGCGATCGCCCACGCTGTTTTAGAATATTTTCATTAA
- a CDS encoding MBL fold metallo-hydrolase: protein MSNRIPTASRHVGETSSELECFPYSVHHADEGVCLLVRMGPYRILLDCGIDDISILKKGKRSPPADLVLCTHAHPDHAQGLLALHQAFPALPIYASEATTQLLPLNWLGIQNIPQFCQALPWRSPVEFQDGLSAELFPAGHLPGAAAILLTYTTPQRTYTLLYTGDFFLSNSRLVEGMPLEELRGLKPDVLIIEGSYGTARHPHRRTQENQLAERINRAIAQGYCVLMPTPTLGIGQEILMLLRSHHSFTGRDLDIWVDGMVAAGCDAYLEMLPQLPASVQNFARHQPLFWDERVRPRMRRLTPQQRAEVGKSPCIVITDESADLQQYCQPQTGPWLILLPEKPGRLLPHPQSLPELAPQPSTTVETYLLAQHSDGPGITQLIHNLRPQHVIFVHGSPAYLADLTSLDELQNRYHLHSPASGTAVDLPVGDTFIQPAAPETNYEGELNELGTVVTITLPEAIIADPRWRTFADTGLVEARWQGEELVIRGLSQRELLNQTSDRLLSSEVSCCATCKFQRGQRCWNQASPLFGFKVTPEGYCPVYERNEE, encoded by the coding sequence ATGAGCAATCGGATACCTACAGCCTCCCGCCACGTTGGAGAAACAAGTTCCGAATTAGAGTGTTTCCCGTACAGCGTTCATCATGCTGATGAAGGCGTGTGCTTATTGGTACGGATGGGACCTTATCGCATTTTACTCGACTGTGGCATTGACGATATTTCTATCTTGAAGAAAGGAAAGCGATCGCCGCCAGCCGATTTAGTCTTGTGCACTCACGCGCATCCCGATCACGCCCAAGGATTACTTGCACTACATCAAGCTTTTCCCGCATTACCGATCTACGCCAGCGAAGCCACGACGCAATTGCTACCCCTTAACTGGTTAGGGATACAAAATATACCGCAGTTTTGTCAAGCCTTACCGTGGCGATCGCCTGTAGAATTTCAAGATGGTTTGAGTGCAGAGTTATTTCCAGCGGGACATCTACCAGGTGCAGCCGCAATTTTACTGACGTACACCACACCACAACGGACGTATACGTTACTCTACACAGGAGACTTTTTTTTATCGAATTCGCGCTTAGTCGAAGGAATGCCATTAGAGGAATTGCGCGGATTAAAGCCCGATGTCTTAATAATTGAAGGAAGCTACGGAACTGCACGTCATCCGCATCGGCGGACGCAAGAAAACCAACTTGCTGAACGCATTAATCGCGCGATCGCTCAAGGTTACTGTGTTTTAATGCCAACTCCAACGCTGGGAATCGGTCAAGAAATTCTCATGTTATTGCGGAGTCATCACAGTTTTACCGGTCGCGACTTAGATATTTGGGTTGATGGTATGGTTGCTGCTGGCTGCGATGCTTACCTAGAAATGCTACCGCAGCTACCCGCGTCAGTTCAAAACTTTGCACGTCATCAACCGTTATTCTGGGATGAACGGGTACGTCCCCGAATGCGCAGGTTAACTCCACAGCAGCGCGCTGAGGTAGGAAAGTCGCCTTGCATTGTAATTACTGACGAAAGTGCAGATTTACAACAATATTGCCAGCCCCAAACAGGTCCTTGGCTCATTCTCTTGCCAGAAAAACCAGGGCGTTTACTTCCGCATCCCCAGTCGCTACCGGAATTAGCACCGCAACCTTCAACTACTGTAGAAACCTACTTACTCGCCCAACACAGCGATGGTCCTGGGATTACGCAACTGATTCATAACTTACGACCCCAACACGTTATTTTTGTTCATGGTTCGCCAGCTTATTTGGCAGATCTCACCAGCTTGGATGAGTTACAAAATCGCTACCATTTGCATTCACCGGCGAGCGGTACAGCAGTGGATCTACCAGTCGGCGATACGTTTATCCAACCAGCTGCACCAGAAACGAACTATGAAGGCGAACTCAATGAGTTAGGTACTGTAGTAACAATTACACTACCAGAGGCAATTATTGCCGATCCCCGCTGGCGCACGTTTGCGGATACTGGATTAGTTGAAGCCCGTTGGCAAGGTGAAGAATTAGTGATTCGCGGTTTATCGCAGCGCGAACTACTCAATCAAACGAGCGATCGCCTCCTTAGTAGCGAAGTTAGTTGTTGCGCCACTTGCAAATTTCAACGCGGACAGCGATGCTGGAATCAAGCTTCTCCTTTATTTGGGTTTAAAGTGACACCAGAAGGTTACTGTCCTGTATATGAACGTAATGAAGAATAA
- the gltX gene encoding glutamate--tRNA ligase, whose protein sequence is MTVRVRIAPSPTGNLHIGTARTAVFNWLFARHHGGQFILRIEDTDTERSREEYTQNILDGLTWLGLNWDEGPIFQSHRLDVYRQRVQDLLDKGLAYYCYCSEEELDAMREAQKARNEAPRYDNRHRHLTPEQQAAFAAEGRRPVIRFKIEDDREIVWNDMVRGHMSWRGSDLGGDMVIARAAKAGDIGQPLYNFAVVVDDMDMQITHVIRGEDHIANTAKQILLYEAFGATVPEFAHTPLILNAEGRKLSKRDGVTSISDFKEMGFVAEAMVNYMTLLGWSPPDSTQELFTLEEAAQQFSFERVNKAGAKFDWAKLDWINSQYLHAMPAKKLTDLLIPYWQAAGYKFDPTSDRVWLEQISSVIGPSLTRLKDAVEMSWLYFTDSLTYSDDAMHQLQQEGSKAVLEGVLAALNDGTDLTEASSQEIIKRVVKEKNVKKGLVMRSLRAALTGDMQGPDLIQSWVILHQRQFDKPRLESAIANAN, encoded by the coding sequence ATGACCGTGAGAGTTCGGATCGCCCCTAGCCCTACAGGGAATCTACACATAGGAACCGCAAGAACTGCGGTATTTAACTGGTTATTTGCTCGTCATCATGGCGGTCAGTTTATTTTACGGATCGAAGATACTGATACTGAGCGATCGCGTGAAGAGTACACGCAAAATATCCTCGATGGTTTAACCTGGTTAGGATTGAATTGGGACGAAGGACCTATCTTTCAGTCACACCGTTTGGATGTGTATCGCCAAAGAGTCCAAGATTTACTCGATAAAGGACTAGCATACTACTGCTATTGTTCTGAAGAAGAACTCGACGCGATGCGCGAAGCCCAAAAAGCCCGCAATGAAGCGCCGCGCTATGATAACCGCCATCGCCATCTCACGCCCGAACAACAAGCCGCGTTTGCAGCCGAAGGGCGTCGCCCAGTGATTCGTTTCAAGATCGAAGACGATCGCGAAATTGTCTGGAATGACATGGTGCGCGGACACATGAGTTGGCGCGGTAGCGACTTGGGAGGCGATATGGTAATCGCCCGTGCGGCGAAAGCTGGGGACATTGGTCAGCCGCTGTATAATTTTGCGGTGGTTGTCGATGACATGGATATGCAAATTACCCATGTAATTCGCGGAGAAGACCACATTGCTAATACTGCTAAGCAAATTCTACTTTATGAAGCTTTTGGGGCAACCGTACCAGAATTTGCGCATACACCCCTGATTTTAAACGCAGAGGGACGCAAGCTTTCCAAACGCGACGGAGTAACGTCGATTTCTGATTTTAAAGAAATGGGCTTTGTCGCCGAAGCAATGGTTAATTATATGACTTTACTCGGTTGGTCGCCTCCGGATTCAACGCAAGAATTGTTTACTTTGGAAGAAGCAGCGCAGCAATTCAGTTTTGAACGCGTTAATAAAGCTGGGGCAAAATTTGACTGGGCAAAATTAGACTGGATTAATAGTCAGTATCTGCACGCAATGCCTGCCAAAAAACTGACGGATTTGTTGATACCATATTGGCAAGCCGCAGGATATAAATTTGACCCGACAAGCGATCGCGTTTGGCTAGAACAGATTTCTAGTGTCATTGGTCCTAGTTTGACGCGTCTCAAAGATGCGGTAGAGATGAGTTGGCTATATTTTACTGACTCGTTAACTTACAGCGACGATGCAATGCATCAATTACAGCAAGAAGGTTCTAAAGCAGTACTTGAAGGGGTTTTAGCTGCACTCAACGATGGTACGGACTTAACTGAAGCGAGTAGTCAGGAAATTATTAAACGCGTCGTCAAAGAGAAGAACGTCAAGAAAGGATTGGTAATGCGATCGCTGCGTGCAGCCTTAACCGGAGATATGCAAGGACCTGACTTAATTCAATCTTGGGTCATTTTACACCAACGCCAGTTTGATAAACCGCGATTAGAAAGTGCGATCGCAAATGCTAACTAA